Proteins encoded together in one Formosa sp. Hel3_A1_48 window:
- the mutS gene encoding DNA mismatch repair protein MutS, producing MAKKLKKETPLMKQYNAIKAKYPDALLLFRVGDFYETFGSDAVKAAKILDIILTKRGAGSQSETELAGFPHHSLNTYLPKLVKAGARVAICDQLEDPKKTKTIVKRGVTELITPGVSLNDEVLSSKTNNFLAAVYFGKSIGISLLDVSTGEFLTAQGTEAYVAKLLQNFTPSEVLIEKQKRTKFSQTFGDDFNVFYLEDWVFQEDYAYESLCTHFQTKTLKGFGVEGLPYGLVSAGAILHYLGETQHHKLQHITSIERILEDEFVWMDKFTIRNLELYHSSNDNAVTLIQIIDKTLSPMGGRLLKRWLALPLKTVEKIKARHDVVDYFYQSESALSALQSSIKGIGDLERLVSKVATGKVNPREVVQLKNSLEQILPIKTLALESGHSTLKSLGEQIQDCDALITKIESTLNEDAPVNILKGNSITSSASEELASLRAIAFSGKDYLDQMLARESEATGIPSLKIASNNVYGYYIEVRNTHKDKVPEHWVRKQTLVNAERYITEELKEYEQKILGAEDQILAIEQRLFSELIVWMHDYIKDVQQNAQLIAQLDCLSAFAHLAKQHQYTQPELDDTFDLDIKKGRHPVIERQLPLGETYVANDVFLDRETQQIIMITGPNMSGKSAILRQTALIVLLAQIGSFVPAEKARVGVVDKLFTRVGASDNISMGESTFMVEMNETASILNNISERSLVLLDEIGRGTSTYDGISIAWAISEYLHEHPSRAKTLFATHYHELNEMTESFSRIKNYNVAVKELKDNVLFLRTLVAGGSQHSFGIHVAKMAGMPQAVLQRSKKILKQLEKSHSGDELTAKVKDLNSDMQLSFFNLDDPLLEELKTDILDTDIDRLTPVEALMKLNEIKRMLTKK from the coding sequence TTGGCCAAAAAACTAAAAAAAGAAACACCGCTCATGAAACAGTACAATGCCATTAAGGCAAAGTACCCCGATGCTCTCTTGTTATTTCGTGTGGGCGATTTTTATGAGACTTTTGGCAGCGACGCTGTAAAGGCCGCAAAAATATTAGATATTATCTTGACCAAACGCGGTGCTGGAAGTCAGAGTGAAACAGAGCTTGCAGGATTTCCACACCATTCCCTAAACACCTATTTACCAAAATTAGTAAAAGCAGGAGCCCGTGTAGCGATTTGTGACCAGCTAGAAGATCCTAAAAAAACAAAAACGATTGTCAAGCGCGGGGTCACAGAGCTCATAACACCTGGTGTTTCGCTGAATGATGAGGTTTTAAGCTCTAAAACCAATAATTTTTTAGCAGCTGTTTATTTTGGAAAATCGATTGGGATATCTCTTTTGGATGTTTCTACTGGGGAGTTTTTGACAGCACAAGGAACGGAAGCTTATGTGGCTAAATTGCTTCAAAATTTCACCCCAAGTGAAGTCTTAATTGAGAAACAAAAGCGCACAAAGTTCAGTCAAACTTTTGGGGATGATTTTAATGTGTTTTATTTAGAAGACTGGGTGTTTCAAGAGGATTATGCTTATGAGTCTTTATGTACTCATTTTCAAACCAAAACCTTAAAAGGATTTGGCGTTGAGGGCTTGCCATATGGCTTGGTTTCTGCAGGTGCTATACTTCATTATTTGGGTGAGACTCAGCACCATAAATTGCAACATATTACTTCTATTGAGCGTATTTTAGAAGACGAATTTGTTTGGATGGACAAATTTACGATTCGCAATTTAGAGTTGTATCATTCCAGCAACGACAATGCCGTTACTTTAATACAAATTATAGACAAAACTTTATCTCCAATGGGCGGAAGGCTACTTAAGCGCTGGCTTGCACTTCCATTAAAAACTGTTGAAAAAATTAAAGCCCGTCACGATGTGGTTGACTATTTTTATCAAAGTGAATCTGCATTGTCGGCATTGCAATCGAGCATCAAAGGAATTGGTGATTTGGAGCGTTTGGTTTCTAAGGTTGCCACGGGTAAAGTTAACCCCCGTGAAGTGGTGCAACTTAAAAATTCTTTAGAGCAAATCCTACCAATTAAAACACTTGCCTTGGAGAGTGGTCATTCAACTTTGAAAAGTTTAGGGGAGCAGATTCAGGATTGTGATGCTCTTATTACAAAAATTGAAAGTACTCTTAATGAAGATGCGCCCGTAAATATTTTAAAGGGGAATAGTATTACTTCTTCTGCATCTGAAGAATTAGCGTCTTTGCGTGCTATTGCTTTTTCGGGGAAGGACTATCTTGATCAAATGTTGGCCCGTGAAAGTGAAGCTACGGGTATTCCTTCACTGAAGATTGCTTCAAATAATGTTTATGGCTACTATATTGAGGTGCGTAACACCCATAAAGACAAGGTGCCTGAGCATTGGGTAAGGAAACAAACCTTGGTTAATGCTGAACGCTATATTACTGAGGAACTAAAGGAATATGAACAAAAAATATTAGGAGCTGAAGATCAAATTTTAGCTATTGAGCAGCGCCTTTTTTCAGAATTAATTGTTTGGATGCACGACTATATCAAAGACGTACAACAAAATGCTCAATTGATTGCCCAATTGGACTGCTTAAGTGCTTTTGCACATTTGGCCAAACAGCATCAATATACCCAACCAGAACTTGATGACACTTTTGATTTAGACATCAAAAAGGGCCGTCACCCTGTCATAGAACGGCAACTTCCTTTGGGTGAAACTTATGTAGCCAATGATGTCTTTTTAGATCGTGAAACCCAGCAAATCATAATGATTACAGGGCCTAATATGTCGGGTAAATCTGCAATTTTACGTCAAACCGCTTTGATTGTTTTATTGGCACAAATAGGTAGTTTTGTTCCTGCTGAAAAGGCAAGGGTTGGCGTGGTTGATAAACTTTTTACGCGAGTGGGCGCAAGTGATAATATTTCTATGGGTGAATCCACCTTTATGGTAGAAATGAATGAAACCGCTTCAATTTTGAATAATATTTCAGAGCGAAGTTTAGTGTTGTTAGACGAAATTGGACGAGGAACAAGCACCTATGATGGGATCTCTATAGCTTGGGCAATTAGTGAATATTTACATGAACATCCTTCGCGCGCTAAAACACTTTTTGCAACCCATTATCATGAATTAAATGAAATGACAGAATCGTTTTCGCGCATCAAAAATTATAATGTTGCGGTTAAAGAATTGAAAGACAATGTATTGTTTTTAAGAACCTTAGTTGCTGGAGGTAGTCAGCACAGTTTTGGAATTCATGTCGCAAAAATGGCTGGAATGCCACAGGCGGTACTACAACGCTCAAAAAAAATATTGAAACAACTCGAAAAATCACATTCTGGTGATGAACTTACGGCTAAAGTCAAAGATTTAAATTCTG
- a CDS encoding RNA methyltransferase gives MRKLKNSELNRLSIEDFKTIEKTPLIVILDNVRSLNNIGSVFRSSDAFRIAHIYLCGITATPPHKDIQKTALGSTESVSWSYAENTLSVVQDLQQKKVTVLAVEQAENAVLLQNFVPQKKTSYAVVFGHEVKGVSQEVVNQSDGVLEIPQFGTKHSLNIAVSCGVVLWDLFSKINQS, from the coding sequence ATGCGAAAATTAAAAAATAGCGAATTGAATCGGCTGAGTATTGAAGACTTTAAAACAATAGAAAAAACTCCTCTGATTGTCATTTTAGATAACGTAAGAAGTTTAAATAATATTGGCAGTGTTTTTAGAAGTTCGGATGCTTTTCGCATTGCGCATATTTACCTTTGTGGCATAACGGCCACTCCTCCTCATAAAGACATTCAAAAAACAGCTTTAGGCAGTACAGAATCTGTGTCTTGGTCCTACGCCGAAAATACTTTATCTGTTGTACAAGACCTTCAACAAAAAAAGGTAACCGTCCTCGCTGTGGAGCAGGCCGAAAACGCAGTTCTATTGCAGAATTTTGTTCCTCAAAAAAAGACAAGCTACGCAGTTGTTTTTGGGCATGAGGTTAAAGGCGTTTCTCAAGAAGTTGTAAATCAATCGGATGGTGTGCTAGAAATCCCTCAATTTGGAACCAAGCATTCCTTAAATATTGCCGTAAGTTGCGGGGTTGTATTATGGGATTTATTTTCAAAAATAAATCAATCTTGA
- the folK gene encoding 2-amino-4-hydroxy-6-hydroxymethyldihydropteridine diphosphokinase, with translation MTEQKSIFIGIGSNVGDRFSHLQLAVEAIHYEVGSVLRLSSCYETPAMGFEGDAFLNACLQVRTCLSAEIVLSKLLQIEERHGRKRFDDGQYRARTIDLDILFFDDQIIENNILTVPHPRLDQRLFVLKPLVEIAADLFHPQQNKTVSKILDVCTDNSPITKHDIQLKNPLQDFDFTAYNFIAIEGNIGAGKTSLTHMMAQDFNAKSIFERFADNPFLPKFYEDAERYAFTLEMSFLADRYQQISDDLAQLDLFKDFIIADYDVFKSLIFSKITLSADEFLLYRKLFYQVYKDIKRPDLYVYLHQNTDKLQQNIKKRGRDYERNLASAYLDKIHLGYLEFMKNNPQSEVKIIDISERDFIENRHDYLWLLKQIQD, from the coding sequence ATGACAGAACAAAAAAGTATTTTTATAGGAATTGGCAGTAATGTTGGGGATCGTTTTTCTCATCTTCAATTGGCGGTTGAGGCCATTCATTACGAGGTAGGGAGTGTGTTGCGTTTATCCAGTTGTTATGAAACACCTGCAATGGGGTTTGAAGGCGATGCTTTTTTAAATGCTTGTCTTCAAGTTAGGACTTGTTTATCTGCTGAAATAGTACTCTCAAAACTTCTTCAAATAGAAGAACGTCACGGGCGTAAGCGCTTTGATGATGGCCAATACCGCGCTCGAACCATAGATTTGGATATATTGTTTTTCGATGATCAAATTATTGAAAACAATATTTTAACAGTTCCACACCCGCGATTAGATCAACGTCTTTTTGTGCTCAAACCTTTGGTTGAAATTGCAGCAGACTTGTTCCACCCTCAACAAAACAAAACAGTGTCAAAAATTTTAGATGTTTGTACAGACAACAGTCCGATTACAAAACACGACATTCAGCTCAAAAACCCACTACAGGACTTTGATTTTACAGCCTACAATTTTATTGCGATCGAGGGTAATATTGGCGCAGGCAAGACGAGTTTAACTCATATGATGGCCCAGGATTTTAATGCAAAATCTATTTTTGAGCGTTTTGCAGATAATCCCTTTTTGCCCAAATTTTATGAAGATGCCGAACGGTATGCATTTACTTTAGAAATGTCTTTTTTAGCTGACCGCTACCAACAGATTTCGGATGATTTAGCCCAATTGGATTTGTTTAAAGACTTTATCATTGCGGATTATGATGTTTTTAAATCACTAATATTTTCGAAAATTACTTTATCTGCTGATGAGTTTTTACTGTATCGAAAATTATTTTATCAAGTTTATAAAGATATAAAACGCCCCGATTTGTATGTTTATTTGCATCAGAACACAGACAAACTACAGCAGAATATTAAAAAACGAGGGCGCGACTATGAGCGTAATTTAGCATCTGCTTATTTAGATAAAATTCATCTTGGCTACCTAGAATTTATGAAAAATAACCCACAGTCTGAAGTGAAAATAATAGACATTTCGGAGCGCGATTTTATTGAAAATCGTCACGACTATCTATGGCTGCTTAAACAAATTCAAGATTGA
- a CDS encoding queuosine precursor transporter, which produces MTLKDKVLAQRLYLILGILFITSLVVSNLIFKKFFYYYPFDISLFGVNLFEISVGILPYPITFLITDLISEIYGKKKANEVVVGGIFASFFAMGIIYVANAVPATDWSPVSDDLFSTVFGSTAIAVLASMMAYLFAQFIDIQIYHYWKRLTAGKHLWLRNNCSTFLSQFIDTATVLLLLCAFGEISWNLFGGLLLAGFLFKIIIAALDTPFLYLGVYMFRKRFKLDINEEIELD; this is translated from the coding sequence ATGACACTGAAAGACAAAGTCTTAGCGCAACGCCTTTATTTGATTTTAGGGATACTGTTCATCACATCTCTTGTTGTTTCTAACCTTATATTTAAAAAATTCTTTTATTATTACCCTTTTGATATTTCTCTTTTCGGAGTCAATTTATTTGAAATTTCTGTAGGCATCTTGCCGTACCCTATTACCTTTTTGATAACTGATTTGATCAGTGAAATTTACGGCAAGAAAAAAGCAAACGAAGTGGTTGTAGGAGGAATTTTTGCTTCATTTTTTGCCATGGGAATTATTTATGTAGCCAATGCGGTACCAGCAACTGATTGGTCGCCTGTTTCAGACGATTTATTCTCAACAGTGTTTGGGAGTACAGCCATTGCTGTTTTGGCAAGCATGATGGCCTATCTTTTTGCTCAATTTATCGACATACAGATTTATCATTATTGGAAACGCCTGACTGCGGGTAAACATCTATGGTTACGCAACAATTGCTCTACGTTTTTATCACAATTTATTGATACTGCTACGGTACTTTTACTACTGTGTGCATTTGGAGAAATCAGCTGGAATTTGTTTGGTGGATTACTGCTTGCTGGATTTCTATTCAAAATTATCATCGCCGCACTTGATACTCCATTTTTATACCTTGGTGTATATATGTTTAGAAAACGCTTTAAACTTGATATCAACGAAGAAATTGAATTGGATTAA
- a CDS encoding DUF2797 domain-containing protein, whose amino-acid sequence MLYQGVLTKMQTELAAPINYYLSLGGALIQAHQLIHKKLKLKFIGFECLSCGSREVTFRQGFCKSCFFELPQTADWIMHPEKSKAHLDIEERDLEFEKKVQLQPHIVYLANSSNVKVGVTRKTQVPTRWIDQGAQTALEILEVPNRYLAGVAEVALKKHISDKTNWREMLKGNATQEDLSVWRHQLSSFLPEEVKPYFLINNEPLNLQFPVHKYPEKPKSLNLTKTPEYEGILVGIKGQYLIFDDETVFNVRSNEGLVIGLDVQA is encoded by the coding sequence ATGCTTTATCAAGGTGTGCTTACAAAAATGCAAACGGAGCTAGCGGCGCCCATAAATTATTATTTGTCTCTTGGAGGCGCGCTTATTCAAGCACATCAATTGATTCATAAAAAGCTAAAATTAAAATTTATTGGATTTGAATGTTTAAGTTGCGGAAGCAGGGAAGTTACCTTTCGTCAAGGCTTTTGTAAGTCTTGTTTTTTTGAACTACCACAAACTGCCGATTGGATTATGCATCCTGAGAAAAGTAAGGCGCATTTGGATATTGAAGAACGCGATTTAGAATTTGAAAAAAAAGTTCAGTTACAACCCCATATTGTGTATTTGGCCAATTCGAGTAATGTTAAGGTAGGTGTAACGAGAAAAACACAAGTCCCAACGCGTTGGATCGATCAAGGGGCACAAACTGCTCTTGAAATTTTAGAAGTACCTAATCGGTACTTAGCAGGTGTGGCTGAGGTCGCTTTAAAAAAACATATTAGCGATAAAACCAATTGGCGAGAAATGTTAAAAGGCAACGCAACACAAGAAGATTTGTCTGTTTGGCGGCATCAACTCTCGTCCTTTCTTCCAGAAGAAGTCAAGCCGTATTTTCTAATTAATAATGAGCCGCTAAACTTGCAATTCCCAGTTCATAAATACCCTGAAAAACCGAAAAGCTTGAACCTTACTAAAACACCAGAATACGAAGGAATTTTAGTAGGTATTAAAGGGCAATACCTCATTTTTGATGATGAAACAGTTTTTAATGTACGCAGCAATGAAGGTCTTGTTATTGGTCTTGATGTACAAGCTTAA
- a CDS encoding GH3 auxin-responsive promoter family protein: MPIPLVNSVASWFLKKRFHQIDLFLKYPYEVQNELLTQLLELSKNTEIGKKYNFESIGSYREFAERVPVSTYETSHELIERSRRGEQNIFWAKPIKWFAKSSGTTNSKSKFIPVSNASLEDCHYAAGKDLLCMYLNNNPDSELFNGKNLRLGGSKELYEENGTIFGDLSAILIDNMPFWAEFSSTPSNKVSLMSNWETKMQAIVDETIKENVTSLAGVPSWMLVLLNNVLETTAHSNLLEIWPNLEVYFHGGVSFMPYADQYKKIIPSSSFKYYETYNASEGFFAIQDQNDSNDLLLMLDYGIFYEFIPMDVYGTKNEKVIPLYAVEKGKNYAVIITTNAGLWRYQIGDTVRFTCIDPYRIKVTGRTKHFINVFGEELIIENSERALKNVSEKVGCEISEYTVAPIFMQGNNKGAHEWLIEFKTPPKDLNYFSELLDNALKALNSDYEAKRYNNMTLNPPKIILARNGQFHDWLKSKNKLGGQHKIPRLSNSRILLEELMALA, from the coding sequence ATGCCAATTCCATTAGTCAATTCCGTTGCGTCCTGGTTTTTAAAGAAGCGTTTTCATCAAATTGATTTGTTTCTTAAATACCCCTACGAAGTTCAGAATGAGTTACTTACTCAACTGCTGGAATTGTCAAAAAACACTGAAATTGGAAAGAAATACAATTTTGAATCCATTGGGTCATACAGAGAATTTGCTGAGCGAGTTCCTGTTTCTACTTATGAAACTTCACATGAATTGATCGAGCGCTCGCGCCGAGGAGAGCAAAATATTTTTTGGGCTAAGCCTATTAAATGGTTTGCAAAATCAAGCGGGACTACAAATTCCAAAAGTAAATTTATCCCCGTCAGTAACGCCTCTTTGGAGGACTGTCATTATGCAGCAGGGAAAGATTTGTTGTGTATGTATTTGAATAACAACCCTGATTCTGAGCTTTTTAATGGTAAAAATTTACGCCTTGGGGGGAGCAAAGAACTTTACGAAGAAAATGGGACTATTTTTGGGGATCTTTCAGCTATTTTAATTGATAATATGCCGTTTTGGGCAGAATTCAGCAGTACGCCAAGCAATAAAGTCTCGCTAATGAGCAACTGGGAAACAAAAATGCAAGCGATTGTGGATGAAACTATCAAAGAAAATGTAACGAGCTTAGCTGGTGTTCCTTCTTGGATGCTGGTGTTGTTAAATAATGTTCTTGAGACTACAGCTCACTCTAATTTATTGGAGATATGGCCCAATTTGGAAGTTTACTTTCACGGAGGAGTTAGTTTCATGCCCTATGCCGATCAGTACAAAAAAATAATCCCGTCCTCTTCATTCAAATACTATGAAACCTACAATGCTTCAGAAGGATTTTTTGCCATTCAAGATCAAAACGACTCAAACGATTTATTATTGATGTTGGATTATGGCATTTTTTATGAGTTCATCCCTATGGATGTATATGGTACTAAAAACGAAAAAGTAATTCCATTGTATGCGGTCGAAAAAGGCAAAAATTATGCTGTGATCATCACGACCAATGCTGGGCTTTGGCGCTATCAAATTGGCGATACGGTTCGTTTTACTTGTATTGACCCCTACCGCATTAAGGTAACAGGGCGTACGAAGCATTTTATTAATGTGTTTGGGGAGGAATTAATAATAGAGAACAGCGAGCGCGCCTTAAAAAATGTATCAGAAAAAGTGGGTTGTGAAATTAGCGAATACACAGTTGCACCAATTTTCATGCAGGGTAATAACAAAGGGGCGCATGAATGGCTCATTGAATTCAAAACACCACCGAAAGATCTGAACTATTTTTCAGAACTTCTAGATAATGCACTAAAAGCATTGAATTCCGATTATGAAGCCAAACGCTACAACAACATGACTCTAAATCCTCCAAAAATTATTCTTGCACGCAATGGACAATTTCACGATTGGCTGAAAAGTAAAAACAAATTAGGCGGACAACATAAAATTCCTCGGCTCTCAAATTCAAGAATATTATTAGAAGAGTTAATGGCACTAGCCTAG
- the clpX gene encoding ATP-dependent Clp protease ATP-binding subunit ClpX, whose amino-acid sequence MAKEELECSFCGKQKADTNLLIAGLDAHICDRCIEQAHGIVAEESKHQDKELSSELMLKKPKEIKAFLDAYVIGQDQTKKVMAVAVYNHYKRLLQTTTDEDIEIQKSNIVMVGQTGTGKTLMAKTIAKMLNVPLAIVDATVMTEAGYVGEDVESMLTRLLQAADYDQEKAERGIVFIDEIDKIARKSDNPSITRDVSGEGVQQALLKLLEGTVVNVPPKGGRKHPDQKFVEVNTENILFIAGGAFDGIERHISKRLNMAAIGYKSVQEGEQIDTQNLLQYITPKDLKDFGLIPEIIGRLPVLTHMNPLDEATLRAILTEPKNALTKQYIKLFEMDNIKLSFKDEALDFIVQKAVEYKLGARGLRSLCEEVLTDAMFSLPGSEETSLVVDKAYVKKHLSRTRLNQLKAVS is encoded by the coding sequence ATGGCTAAAGAAGAATTAGAATGTTCATTTTGCGGTAAACAAAAAGCAGATACAAATCTACTTATTGCAGGCCTTGATGCGCATATTTGCGATCGTTGTATAGAACAAGCCCATGGAATTGTTGCCGAAGAGTCAAAGCATCAAGACAAAGAACTCTCTTCTGAACTGATGCTCAAGAAGCCGAAAGAAATAAAAGCTTTTTTGGATGCTTATGTTATTGGCCAAGATCAAACAAAAAAAGTGATGGCTGTGGCTGTTTATAACCATTACAAACGCTTATTGCAGACCACTACTGATGAGGATATTGAAATACAGAAAAGTAACATCGTCATGGTTGGCCAAACAGGAACAGGCAAAACACTAATGGCCAAAACCATTGCTAAAATGCTCAACGTCCCTTTGGCTATTGTAGATGCAACAGTCATGACAGAGGCGGGTTATGTCGGGGAAGACGTAGAAAGTATGTTGACACGTCTTTTACAAGCGGCTGATTATGATCAAGAAAAAGCCGAACGTGGAATTGTTTTTATTGATGAGATTGATAAAATTGCACGAAAAAGTGATAACCCTTCGATTACAAGAGATGTATCGGGTGAAGGAGTACAGCAAGCATTGCTTAAATTGTTGGAAGGGACTGTAGTTAATGTTCCCCCAAAAGGAGGAAGAAAACACCCTGATCAAAAATTCGTTGAAGTTAATACTGAAAATATCTTATTCATCGCCGGTGGAGCCTTTGATGGTATTGAGCGTCATATCTCGAAACGCCTCAATATGGCAGCTATTGGCTACAAATCTGTTCAAGAAGGCGAACAAATAGACACCCAAAATCTCTTGCAATATATTACTCCGAAGGACCTGAAAGATTTTGGCCTTATCCCTGAAATTATTGGACGACTTCCCGTTCTTACACACATGAACCCATTGGATGAAGCAACCTTGAGAGCGATTCTTACAGAGCCTAAAAATGCACTAACCAAGCAATATATTAAACTCTTTGAAATGGATAACATCAAGCTAAGCTTTAAAGACGAAGCCTTGGATTTTATCGTACAAAAAGCAGTAGAGTATAAGCTAGGAGCCCGTGGATTGCGTTCTTTATGTGAGGAAGTTCTAACCGATGCTATGTTTTCGCTTCCTGGAAGCGAAGAAACGTCTCTGGTTGTGGATAAAGCCTATGTTAAAAAGCACCTGAGTAGAACCCGCTTAAATCAACTTAAGGCGGTCTCATAG
- the clpP gene encoding ATP-dependent Clp endopeptidase proteolytic subunit ClpP translates to MDYGKEFKKFATKDQGISSTYYDKIVSSMMPTGLTPNIIEERQMNIAIFDVFSRLMMDRIIFLGTGINDQVANIIQAQLLFLESTDAAKDIQIYINSPGGSVYAGLGIYDTMQLIKPDVATICTGMAASMGAVLLCAGAKGKRSGLTHSRVMIHQPLGGAQGQASDIEITAREILTLKEELYNIISKHSGQDYDKVYADSDRDYWMKADKALEYGMIDEILSRKA, encoded by the coding sequence ATGGATTACGGAAAGGAATTTAAAAAATTTGCGACCAAAGATCAAGGCATCAGCAGCACCTACTACGACAAGATTGTTAGCAGTATGATGCCAACGGGGCTTACCCCAAATATTATTGAGGAACGCCAAATGAACATTGCAATTTTTGATGTTTTCTCACGTCTTATGATGGATCGAATTATTTTTCTTGGTACGGGAATCAATGACCAAGTGGCCAATATTATTCAGGCTCAATTATTGTTTTTGGAAAGTACAGATGCTGCTAAAGACATTCAGATTTACATTAATTCCCCAGGTGGAAGTGTTTATGCTGGTCTAGGTATTTATGACACCATGCAGCTGATCAAACCAGATGTTGCTACCATTTGTACAGGAATGGCAGCTTCTATGGGTGCTGTGCTGTTGTGTGCTGGTGCAAAAGGAAAGCGCAGTGGGCTGACGCATTCTCGTGTCATGATTCATCAACCTTTGGGTGGCGCTCAAGGGCAAGCAAGCGATATTGAAATTACTGCACGGGAAATTTTAACATTAAAAGAAGAACTCTACAATATTATTTCCAAGCATTCTGGACAAGACTATGATAAGGTATATGCAGACAGTGATCGAGATTACTGGATGAAAGCGGATAAAGCCCTTGAGTACGGAATGATTGATGAAATATTGTCAAGAAAGGCATAG
- the tig gene encoding trigger factor — translation MNITRENKDALNAVVKIDIEKSDYADKVEKILTDYRKSANIPGFRKGQVPMGLVKKQYGKAVLAEEVNKLLQESLGKYLNDEKLDVLGNPLPKAQDDIDWDTDAFSFEFEIGLSPEFDIKLKGRKAITQYTIVADDKMVQDQITNIQKQYGQLISKSEASEGDELTGVFFNDEVGIESTTTISLDKLKGKSNLKKFIGAKSGDIITVKSKGLFKEAHDLTTYLKIDQNTANDLNVQLTFTVNEINERGLADLDQELFDKLFGKDVVKTVTELKEKIKADAEKQFVQQSDQKLLNDVTEYLVENTKFDLPAEFLQKWLQTVGEEPMNEAQAKEEYEKSEKSMRYQLIESKLIVDNNLQVNFEELKAYAGEMIKGQMAQFGQLNPSEKEVEDIVARVLSNQDEVKRMSEQLTSQKLLSFYKDNAKLKAKEMSYEAFVKEVYGK, via the coding sequence ATGAATATTACAAGAGAAAATAAAGATGCTTTAAATGCGGTTGTAAAAATCGACATTGAAAAGTCAGATTATGCTGATAAAGTAGAAAAAATTCTTACCGATTACAGAAAGTCTGCAAATATTCCAGGATTTAGAAAAGGTCAAGTTCCAATGGGCTTGGTCAAAAAACAATACGGTAAAGCCGTTTTGGCTGAGGAAGTCAACAAACTACTTCAAGAATCTTTAGGTAAATATCTAAATGATGAAAAGTTAGACGTTTTGGGGAATCCGTTGCCAAAAGCGCAAGATGATATTGATTGGGATACTGACGCATTCTCTTTTGAATTTGAAATTGGATTAAGTCCAGAGTTTGACATAAAGCTAAAAGGACGTAAAGCGATCACACAATATACTATTGTGGCGGACGATAAAATGGTTCAAGATCAAATCACCAATATACAAAAGCAATATGGTCAACTGATTTCTAAGTCAGAAGCTAGTGAAGGTGACGAACTAACTGGAGTGTTTTTCAATGATGAAGTGGGTATTGAATCGACCACGACCATTTCATTGGACAAATTGAAGGGGAAATCCAATCTAAAGAAATTTATTGGTGCAAAATCCGGAGATATCATCACTGTAAAATCAAAAGGACTTTTCAAGGAAGCACATGACTTGACAACCTACCTAAAAATTGATCAAAACACGGCTAATGATTTGAATGTTCAGCTCACATTTACAGTCAATGAAATAAACGAAAGAGGCTTAGCCGATTTGGATCAAGAGCTTTTCGATAAATTATTTGGTAAAGACGTTGTAAAAACGGTTACTGAACTAAAAGAAAAAATTAAGGCAGATGCAGAAAAGCAATTTGTTCAGCAATCAGATCAGAAATTATTAAATGATGTCACTGAATATTTAGTAGAAAATACCAAGTTTGATTTACCAGCTGAATTTTTACAAAAGTGGCTTCAAACAGTAGGTGAAGAGCCTATGAATGAAGCTCAGGCTAAAGAAGAGTATGAAAAGTCTGAGAAAAGTATGCGTTATCAGTTGATAGAGAGCAAACTGATTGTAGACAATAATCTACAGGTGAATTTTGAGGAATTGAAAGCTTATGCTGGTGAAATGATTAAAGGTCAGATGGCACAATTCGGACAATTGAATCCTTCTGAAAAAGAAGTAGAAGATATAGTGGCGCGTGTGTTGTCAAATCAAGATGAAGTAAAACGAATGTCAGAGCAATTGACAAGCCAGAAATTGTTAAGTTTTTACAAAGACAACGCAAAACTTAAAGCTAAAGAAATGAGCTATGAGGCTTTTGTTAAAGAAGTTTACGGAAAGTAA